The Erigeron canadensis isolate Cc75 chromosome 4, C_canadensis_v1, whole genome shotgun sequence genome window below encodes:
- the LOC122598297 gene encoding probably inactive receptor-like protein kinase At2g46850, with amino-acid sequence MIIIVVLLLLVVPPVVVGHGCPPEKCGSFDTIPYPFRLNNGSECGELISDAFHLSCFNETILFINIGSYKYQVLHFFPDSGGVLVDFPNDTVHYSSSCRSYYDLKSFKFQANDYFGISKDNLVGLYGCGDSSLCRSDCGGCRDANTTTTFTSSGCCYSLSEDRGGVWKVGDGFNVFEESGCKGFSSWVGSSTGSNNGEIKRGVKLEWAIPGDLIKEACDLNGRSVNASSVIFGMRCKCIDGFIGDGFAKGKGCLKYCLKNGAEVYGKACYANRHGRGKLMLVAGILALALSIATLIALFFMLKRQTKLGTADLDQTRSQGSVSFHKGRRTRLFTHAELEQATNGFSDDQKLVNMGGGGTIYAGILTDGLKVGIHKVHCTTETDLIQVLSRVKTLSEVSHANMARILGCSIDSGYTPLVVYENPGNGTLEQHLCLAGIDGKNGLDWYNRLTITAQLSSVLAYLQTEIFPPVFHHGLQTGCIFLDQDLSVKLVGLELLDHGSDGYGSITPFSNKNDVYGLGVVLLEILAGGKSSELATVALRKIRNGKLEEVVDPMLYYHEQPAYRKEQMGIVADVATRCLLFGGGDGRLGMNDVARELVHVTKESIDHVGSRRGPAGLEETFSNSSLLQMISLSPDSIYVP; translated from the exons ATGATCATAATTGTCGTCCTGTTACTGCTGGTGGTTCCACCAGTTGTCGTCGGCCATGGCTGCCCACCGGAAAAATGTGGGAGTTTTGACACCATACCTTACCCATTTCGCCTTAATAATGGGTCCGAGTGTGGAGAGTTAATTTCAGATGCTTTTCATCTTTCTTGTTTCAATGAGACAATATTGTTCATCAATATTGGATCATATAAATATCAAGTTCTTCATTTCTTTCCTGATAGTGGTGGTGTGTTAGTGGATTTTCCAAATGATACTGTTCATTATTCTTCATCATGTCGAAGCTACTATGATCTAAAGTCGTTTAAGTTTCAAGCGAATGATTATTTTGGTATATCAAAGGATAACTTGGTTGGTTTGTATGGGTGTGGGGATTCTTCGTTATGTAGGAGTGACTGTGGTGGTTGTCGTGATGCTAACACCACCACGACCTTCACAAGTAGTGGTTGTTGTTACTCGTTATCTGAAGATCGTGGCGGTGTATGGAAAGTGGGTGATGGTTTTAATGTGTTTGAGGAGTCTGGATGCAAGGGGTTTTCTTCTTGGGTAGGTTCGAGTACAGGTTCCAATAATGGTGAGATAAAGCGCGGTGTTAAGTTAGAATGGGCTATCCCGGGTGATTTAATTAAAGAAGCGTGTGATTTGAACGGTCGAAGTGTGAATGCAAGTTCAGTGATCTTTGGTATGAGGTGCAAGTGCATTGATGGATTTATTGGTGATGGGTTTGCAAAGGGAAAAGGTTGCTTGAAAT ACTGCCTCAAAAATGGAGCAGAAGTGTATGGCAAGGCCTGTTACGCTAATAGACATGGCCGGGGAAAACTCATGCTTGTTGCTG GAATTCTCGCATTAGCCCTCTCGATAGCCACATTGATAGCGCTCTTTTTTATGTTAAAACGACAAACCAAGCTAGGAACTGCTGATCTTGATCAAACACGTAGCCAAGGCAGCGTTTCATTTCATAAAGGACGAAGAACTCGTTTATTTACTCATGCCGAACTAGAACAAGCCACCAACGGATTCTCAGACGATCAAAAACTTGTCAACATGGGGGGTGGAGGTACCATCTATGCCGGTATCCTCACAGATGGACTCAAGGTAGGCATCCACAAAGTACATTGCACAACCGAAACAGACCTCATTCAAGTTCTCTCACGTGTCAAGACTCTATCAGAAGTGTCCCATGCAAACATGGCCCGGATCCTGGGCTGCTCAATCGACTCGGGTTATACTCCATTGGTGGTTTATGAAAATCCAGGAAATGGTACACTTGAACAACATTTATGTCTAGCTGGAATCGATGGCAAAAACGGTCTCGATTGGTATAACAGATTGACAATCACAGCTCAGTTATCAAGTGTACTCGCATATCTCCAAACCGAAATCTTCCCTCCTGTGTTCCACCATGGTCTCCAGACAGGATGCATTTTTCTAGACCAAGACCTTTCGGTAAAACTAGTTGGGCTTGAGCTATTGGACCATGGTTCAGATGGGTATGGTTCCATTACTccattttcaaacaaaaatgaTGTTTATGGTCTTGGTGTGGTGCTTCTGGAGATTTTAGCTGGTGGGAAGTCGTCAGAACTGGCAACAGTTGCTTTACGGAAGATTAGAAATGGGAAGCTAGAAGAGGTGGTCGATCCGATGTTGTACTACCATGAACAACCGGCATACAGAAAAGAGCAGATGGGGATAGTGGCCGATGTCGCCACTAGGTGCTTGTTGTTTGGTGGAGGTGATGGGCGGTTGGGGATGAATGATGTTGCTAGAGAGTTGGTTCATGTGACCAAAGAAAGTATTGATCATGTTGGCAGTAGACGGGGACCTGCTGGACTTGAAGAAACTTTCTCTAATTCAAGTTTACTGCAAATGATCTCATTGTCTCCTGACTCCATTTATGTACCATAA